A region of Chitinophaga flava DNA encodes the following proteins:
- the rnhA gene encoding ribonuclease HI, translating to MAELQIYTDGASRGNPGPGGYGVVLIWGSVRKELSQGYRKTTNNRMELLAVITGLEALKKDGQELTIFTDSKYVVDSIEKGWIWGWVRTNFKDKKNKDLWLRFIPLYRKHKVRMQWVKGHASNPLNNRCDELATQAADSGNWLIDQGFESGN from the coding sequence ATGGCTGAATTGCAAATATATACTGATGGCGCATCCCGCGGTAATCCCGGACCGGGAGGGTATGGCGTAGTACTGATATGGGGGAGTGTGCGTAAAGAACTGTCGCAGGGTTATCGTAAAACGACCAACAACCGCATGGAACTGCTGGCGGTCATCACCGGCCTGGAAGCGTTAAAAAAAGACGGACAGGAACTGACCATTTTTACGGACAGTAAATATGTGGTAGATAGTATCGAAAAAGGATGGATCTGGGGTTGGGTAAGAACCAACTTCAAGGACAAAAAAAATAAAGACCTCTGGCTGCGTTTTATCCCGCTCTACAGAAAACATAAAGTAAGAATGCAATGGGTGAAAGGCCATGCCAGCAACCCTTTGAACAACCGCTGTGATGAACTGGCCACCCAGGCAGCAGACAGCGGCAACTGGCTGATAGACCAGGGCTTCGAAAGTGGCAACTAA
- the aspT gene encoding aspartate-alanine antiporter: protein MLTWLFETLQKYPEIAVMLTLLIGFLLGRVRIKGFTLGTVTGVLLVGIIIGGIHIQIPGAAKSVFFLLFLFCTGYSIGPQFFQGLKKDGLPIAIFSFIVCCSSLFFCWAIASILRFDTGTTAGLMSGANTCSAIIGVSSNTINELDISIADKERLINQIPVAYAVTYIFGTAGTSWFLSVVGPWFMSGSREKLIEETRALEATLTDTTADEDGGIKYAYDHVAFRAYLVNPELVGDAGKSVRELETFFRRKKRVLYVLRVRRQGEVMVTPQDFVVRTGDIIALGGQRSAAIASESMLGKEVADADLLNFPVQTYNVVISCKTAINNPIKVLVRRPQLRGISVRKITRAGIEIPLEANTIVQKGDVAELVGIQEELDQAVTILGFKERVGVETDIPYLAGGIVLGTLVGAMSVHIGNVPVELSTSGGALLAGLFFGWLRSVNPRLGYIPPSSQWVLTKLGLHVFIAMVGLSASDGFLLGLKQEGLTLFLAGMVLSLLPMVVALFLSKYVFKFHPAIGLGACAGAHDESAPLLAVQDALNSKVPALGYTVAYAVANITLTTSGVIIVLLMHKG, encoded by the coding sequence ATGCTTACCTGGCTGTTTGAAACACTACAGAAATACCCGGAAATTGCGGTCATGTTAACCCTGCTCATCGGTTTCCTGCTGGGTAGGGTCCGTATTAAAGGTTTTACGCTGGGAACAGTGACCGGTGTATTGTTGGTAGGCATCATCATTGGCGGGATACATATTCAGATTCCTGGCGCTGCCAAATCAGTCTTCTTTCTTCTGTTCCTGTTCTGTACCGGCTATAGTATAGGGCCGCAGTTTTTTCAGGGATTAAAAAAAGATGGGCTGCCCATCGCTATTTTCTCTTTTATTGTTTGTTGCAGCAGTCTCTTTTTCTGCTGGGCTATCGCTTCTATACTTCGTTTTGATACGGGTACTACGGCCGGTCTGATGTCGGGTGCCAACACCTGCTCAGCTATCATTGGTGTGTCCTCCAATACCATCAATGAACTGGATATCAGTATTGCCGATAAGGAACGGCTGATCAACCAGATACCTGTTGCGTATGCTGTTACCTATATTTTCGGCACTGCCGGTACCAGCTGGTTTCTCTCTGTTGTGGGGCCCTGGTTTATGTCGGGAAGCCGCGAAAAACTGATCGAAGAAACAAGGGCACTGGAAGCTACCCTTACCGACACTACTGCAGATGAAGATGGTGGTATCAAATACGCCTATGATCATGTGGCTTTTCGGGCTTACCTGGTAAACCCTGAACTGGTGGGTGATGCCGGCAAATCAGTAAGGGAGCTGGAAACTTTTTTCCGTCGTAAAAAAAGAGTACTGTATGTGCTGCGTGTAAGAAGGCAGGGAGAAGTCATGGTCACGCCACAGGATTTCGTGGTACGTACAGGCGATATCATTGCCCTGGGAGGCCAGCGTTCGGCAGCTATTGCATCAGAGTCGATGCTGGGTAAGGAAGTGGCAGATGCAGACCTGCTGAATTTTCCGGTACAGACATACAATGTGGTGATCAGTTGTAAAACGGCCATCAATAATCCTATCAAAGTACTGGTGCGTCGGCCGCAACTGCGTGGTATCAGTGTTCGTAAAATTACCCGCGCGGGGATTGAAATTCCACTGGAAGCCAATACCATTGTGCAGAAAGGGGATGTGGCCGAACTGGTAGGCATACAGGAAGAACTGGACCAGGCGGTGACTATCCTGGGTTTTAAAGAAAGGGTAGGAGTAGAAACGGATATTCCCTATCTGGCCGGCGGTATTGTATTGGGTACCCTGGTAGGAGCTATGAGCGTGCATATTGGTAATGTGCCAGTAGAGCTGAGCACCAGCGGAGGTGCGTTATTAGCGGGCCTTTTCTTTGGATGGTTGCGGAGTGTAAATCCACGTCTGGGTTATATCCCGCCCTCTTCGCAATGGGTACTTACCAAGTTGGGACTGCATGTGTTTATCGCTATGGTGGGTCTTTCTGCCAGTGACGGTTTTTTACTGGGATTAAAACAGGAAGGGCTTACCCTGTTTCTGGCAGGGATGGTATTGAGTTTGTTGCCAATGGTAGTGGCCCTCTTTCTTTCCAAGTACGTCTTTAAATTTCATCCGGCAATAGGATTGGGTGCCTGTGCGGGTGCACACGACGAGTCTGCCCCGCTGCTGGCTGTCCAGGATGCCCTCAACAGCAAAGTGCCTGCTTTAGGCTATACAGTTGCATATGCAGTGGCTAACATCACACTCACGACTTCCGGTGTGATCATCGTCCTCCTGATGCATAAAGGATAA